ATAACGATATCAAGTGGCTGACCTGCATACGGGATATCATTCACAACAAGAAGATCAGCATCGAAGGGATCAAGAAGCTCCTCGGGTACGCGCCGTGCTGGGAGATCACCGACTGCCCGCCCGAAAGGAAAGAGAAGTGCACTGCCCAGATCGACAAGTCCAGGCCCTGCTGGGAGCTGAACAAGATGAGGTGCAGCCAGGAGAGGCAGTGCGAGGACTGTGTCGTTTATATCGCCGGACAGATGAGGAAGAAGTAGTAGTATGCAGAGGACCGGCTAATCGACGTCTGACGGAGACGCCAGCGTCCGTTCGACCCGGCC
This is a stretch of genomic DNA from Nitrospirota bacterium. It encodes these proteins:
- a CDS encoding MerR family transcriptional regulator; its protein translation is MKKIAEADRKEMPLYPIGIVAELIGITEQTLRLYEKHGLIRPARRNKNRYYSDNDIKWLTCIRDIIHNKKISIEGIKKLLGYAPCWEITDCPPERKEKCTAQIDKSRPCWELNKMRCSQERQCEDCVVYIAGQMRKK